The following proteins come from a genomic window of Myroides odoratus DSM 2801:
- a CDS encoding FUSC family protein, translating into MLQKARKYTDNTHLADSLKITISGVIPFLFFMPSQQFDWAFAMAVGALLTAPVDIPSNLKDKINGILVGALLVPFVTLLLSLTQGNWYFYPVFIFIIFSLGMISVYGHRANLLSFSGLLAASLGLAHSYVGKDLWIHALLLLLGGLLYLVVSLAFYFIRPRRYGVLQTSECMDLTADYLKYRAQLWTPGVNADKIVEEQLNIQIKLNDVHENLREFLVLNKANTGNSSNNRRLLVAFSTLVEILEIAVSTSFDHKELHELLDEDDPTIIRDYQSLAEDFAAAIQDIGDSLNMGLNYKPKYDFDRKLIALQEKLTAFIADSKSPKKVEAVLSFSNVLHYAQSQIDKIHILERILTEKTFSDNVEDRFKELEKFLTPVHYRWETLVVNLNFTSTIFRHATRLTLTILIGLIISNIFNLLNGYWILLTIVVIMRPGYGLTKTRSFERVIGTILGGLIAFGLLFILQDNHTLIAYLTILTMILGYWFSHTDYKVGVTFITMYVVLIYAILTPNFMDLLIYRVIDTLIGALLALGANYLLWPSWEFLNVNVHLSKSIQANQQYVKEIKEIYNQKSEPTLSYKLARKYAFIEIGNLMASFQRMIQEPKSKQRLRSEIYELAVLNHTFLSTAASIGVYVQSRHTTKASESFNLVMDYIDKNLQLTHNLLNNTPTEEDLITAEDQESYRVSMSYLQNVREYELKKSYTDDTQIKNLMEESAMVIQQLTWLAHLSEKILKISKVIRDKREEMQQKKLVLNPTILFKKG; encoded by the coding sequence ATGCTTCAAAAAGCAAGAAAATACACTGATAATACCCATTTAGCAGATTCGTTAAAAATCACCATTTCGGGAGTAATTCCCTTCTTATTTTTTATGCCAAGTCAACAATTTGATTGGGCATTTGCTATGGCTGTTGGTGCTTTACTAACGGCTCCTGTCGATATTCCCAGTAACCTCAAGGATAAAATTAACGGTATCTTAGTTGGGGCATTACTTGTTCCTTTCGTTACCTTGCTCTTATCCTTAACCCAAGGAAATTGGTACTTTTATCCTGTTTTCATCTTTATCATTTTTAGCTTAGGGATGATTTCAGTCTATGGACATCGAGCCAATCTATTATCCTTCAGCGGATTATTAGCTGCCAGTTTAGGATTGGCACACAGTTATGTTGGTAAAGATTTATGGATCCATGCTTTACTCCTACTCTTGGGAGGTTTACTCTATTTGGTTGTTTCCCTAGCGTTTTATTTCATACGCCCTCGTCGTTATGGGGTTTTACAAACGTCAGAGTGTATGGATTTAACGGCGGATTACCTAAAATACCGTGCGCAGTTATGGACTCCGGGGGTCAATGCAGATAAAATTGTTGAAGAACAACTCAACATTCAAATTAAACTCAATGATGTACATGAGAATCTTCGTGAATTTCTTGTACTCAATAAAGCCAATACAGGAAACTCCTCGAATAACAGACGTTTACTCGTAGCTTTCTCCACTCTAGTTGAAATATTAGAAATTGCCGTTTCTACTTCTTTCGACCATAAAGAACTACACGAACTCTTAGATGAGGATGATCCGACAATTATTCGCGATTACCAATCTTTAGCAGAAGATTTTGCTGCTGCTATTCAAGATATTGGAGATTCTCTCAATATGGGATTGAATTACAAGCCCAAATACGATTTTGATCGCAAATTAATTGCCTTACAAGAGAAACTAACTGCCTTTATTGCAGATAGTAAATCTCCAAAAAAAGTAGAAGCCGTGCTCTCTTTTTCCAATGTCTTACACTATGCGCAAAGTCAGATTGATAAAATTCACATCTTAGAGCGCATCTTAACCGAAAAGACATTTAGTGATAATGTAGAAGATCGCTTTAAAGAGTTAGAGAAATTCTTAACTCCGGTGCATTATCGTTGGGAAACACTCGTTGTCAACCTAAACTTTACGTCTACGATTTTTAGGCATGCTACACGTTTAACCTTGACCATTTTAATCGGATTGATTATCAGTAATATCTTCAATCTACTTAATGGCTATTGGATTTTACTAACCATTGTCGTGATTATGCGACCTGGTTATGGATTGACAAAAACACGTTCCTTTGAGCGTGTAATTGGTACAATATTAGGAGGATTGATTGCCTTTGGTTTGTTGTTTATCCTTCAAGATAATCATACGCTTATTGCCTATTTAACCATCTTAACGATGATTTTAGGCTACTGGTTTTCTCATACAGATTACAAAGTCGGTGTGACGTTCATTACGATGTATGTCGTATTGATCTATGCAATCCTGACGCCTAATTTCATGGACTTGTTGATTTATCGTGTTATTGATACCTTGATTGGTGCACTATTAGCTTTAGGTGCCAATTATTTGCTATGGCCGTCTTGGGAATTCCTCAATGTCAATGTACACTTGTCTAAATCCATTCAAGCCAACCAACAATACGTCAAGGAAATCAAGGAAATTTACAACCAAAAGAGCGAACCTACCTTGTCGTATAAATTGGCTCGTAAATATGCCTTTATCGAAATTGGAAACTTAATGGCTTCTTTTCAGCGCATGATTCAGGAACCAAAATCCAAACAGCGTTTGCGTTCCGAAATTTATGAATTAGCCGTATTGAATCATACCTTCTTATCGACAGCAGCTTCTATTGGTGTGTATGTACAGTCTCGTCATACTACCAAAGCCTCAGAATCGTTTAATTTGGTGATGGACTATATTGACAAGAACCTACAGTTAACCCATAACTTGCTTAACAATACTCCTACAGAAGAGGACTTAATCACAGCAGAAGATCAGGAAAGCTACCGTGTAAGTATGAGTTATTTACAAAATGTTAGAGAATACGAGTTGAAAAAATCCTATACAGACGATACGCAAATTAAAAACTTGATGGAAGAATCTGCCATGGTGATTCAACAATTGACATGGTTGGCTCATCTATCAGAAAAAATATTAAAAATAAGTAAGGTAATTCGAGATAAGAGAGAAGAAATGCAGCAGAAAAAGCTCGTTTTAAATCCAACAATACTATTTAAAAAAGGGTAA